TCTCTAAAGAGACATTCTAATTTTCCAATGTTTCACAGCAAGGACTGCTCattatactttcattttttaaggtataaatAATGCCAAAAAGAAAAACAGGTTGTGGATTCAATAGAAATAAACATGTCGAAACCCCgaaaaatttaacttttaaagcCATTGGTTCCCTTGACAATTATGTATCATTACAAACTTTACCTACAAAACATGATTTGGGACAAATGAATAATCCATGTTTCAATTGTGGCTCTTTCATGTGGAAAGAAGAAAATCATATTGGTACGCTTGGACATTCTGCAGTTTTCTCAACATGTTGCTCAGAAGGAAAAATTTTGTTACCAACAATCAGTGACCCACCTTTAATACtgcaaaatttgttaacaaatgaaaatgatgaGGGAAAAGAATTTCGTCATAACATAAGAGCTTACAATTTAAGTTTAGCTTTCGCATCCCTAGGAGTTAATGAAGATGTTTTGCCATCAAAAGGTCCATATACGTTTCCAATCCATGGCTCAGTTTACCATAGAATATGACATGTTTTTCCAGAAATAGGAGAACAACCAAAATTTTCactaatatacatatatgatacagaaaatgaaacaaacaacagaaTACGCTGGAACTCTGATTTAAACAGAAATATTCTTGAACTGTTACAGAATATGTTGCATCACAACAATCCATTTGcaaaatgtttcaaacatacaaCTGAACTATTTTTAAACCAGAATAGAACTGTGAATATGAAGCTCATTTTGAAGGCAGACACTTCTAAAGACCCAAGACGTTACAATTTGCCTACTGTATCGGAACTATCGGTCTGATAAGTTCCGATGCTTTGTATGAGACAAAACTCATCAGCAAGAAAGGATTTCCAGTCCCGCTACTGAAATATTACGTCATTGATAACGGCTTTGTTACCGATGAATGACTTCTCCACCATCCTCGCCAAATCAGAGAGAGAATCATTATCGAAGTGTGTAAATTGAATCGCCTTTTTTTGCCGAAGACAATGACAATCCTCTTTTCTTGTGAAGATGGTCCTTCTACCATTTTACCTGGTCCTCAGTCAGTTTCCCATCATCTTGTTAATTCTTAAGGTCTCCTTCTAAGGCTTCAAAACGGTTTTTTCCTAATTTTGCCACACACTTGATTTGCTTTGTATCAATTTGGTATGCAGCAGCATGGCTAGTGACGGCAACGACCTGATAATTTGTAGACTGAAGAGGCCATTTCTTGTAAGGCATTACAATTTATCCCCTTCTTTGACAAATTTTAGCTGGTTGGGCTGCTGTGTCAAACAAGCTGAACCTCTGGCTAAATCCCCATCTTTCTGTAATACCAGATATTTTCAAGGTGTTGTACATTTGGCATGGGGTTGTCTGCCTCTATTGCTAAATCGTAAATGGAAATCGTAGGGACAGTTTTTTTTGGCGATATACAATTACACCCTTGGAAACATCTGGTTAACATCCTCATGGGTGTGGCCAACCATTATTTGTCCAGTGAATGAACTCGCCCGAGACTTTccactatgatatttattattCAACCCGCGCTCATGGTTATCATGTTTTTGAAAGTTGTTTCACCAAAATTTGTATCGCGCATGCATGATATGAATTAACTCAACtagtttatttaaaattgtatcaaattttaatgtCTATGCATACGCTTTAAACATTCCAGGTAATAAATTCACTCATtgcataattattcaataataaaattcaacCTTACAAACTTACTTTTATCCTCAAAAGCGTGTTCACTATCTTACCTCAATTTTGCTATATAGACtgatgtaataaaaataaaagtatgtttttttGCGAAATTGCACAATTATCACTTTTTGGTAAATTCctttaatattataatttacaaaCACCATCTCACACGTGTTGAAAAACCAAAGATGTAAGCTGTAACTCTGGTGCAGGCAATTCTTGGTTTTTTACCACAATGTTTCCATGTGCATTTTTGTATTACTAATATTAATAATCTGTACTGTTTAGGTGATCGTGAAAGTTAATAAGCAATCTAAAAAtgaattcatgtattttttaatagtttCTTTGTGATCCCAAATAACGACTATTAACAAGTATTGGAGGTCCATTCACAAGTTTTTGAATATGGAGACTGCTTACACACAGCCTTTTGGTGATAACAAAATCGTTTATCGTATGGAGCAAAACAACCTTCTCCTTGGTTACAGTCATTTTGTGGACACTCTTTtatctaaaacaaaacaataaactaAATCATAATATATATGCATACATATTTGATATTCTATTCTATGCATGcaaacatgtattaattattCCTAACAGCAACAGCCAtgcatattttttgtaaaattgtttgtaaaatgttaaactatgTCCATCTAGTTTTTAGCGATAAAAATCATGAATGTGTATTTTGTTATCATATCCATCGAGTTTTCagataaaaatcaacaaaaaaatttaattaaagatGGAAGATAAATACGTTTCTTGTTGTCATAGTATCATCAGGGGTTTCCTGTATATAAGAATGTAATTTCTTTGGACTGAATGTGATATATCACTTTGCCTCTTATGAATTAATCTAAATTAAACAAGTGTAAGCATTCCTTTTTAAACTAGGTTGTGCTGCCTTCTGTATTATTTATCCCTCTACTAGTTGCATTGATAAAAGActaatatttattgataattctCATCCCCGCCCATCTGAACAACTAGCAAGATTTCAATGTTGTTGCAATGTTTTATGAGGTACATATATAAATCATACGTACCTTGCAATTGCAATTCTTTTTGTAGACACCATGTCTAAGGGCATTGGATTGGAAAGTCGTTAAATCAGATGTTTTGACATTCCAAGAACAGCTGCTAGCCGTGAAATTATCATCTCTTATAGCACCTTTTAACAAAAACCcaatgttaataattttttaccaccgcaaatatgaaaataagatttttatcGGTTTCAATTATAAAGCCCCGGTCCCGCTGTCACGATTTTAAGTTACAATAGTGTACGAATTCAATAAACGCAATTTCGGGGTTCATCGTAGAAATAGTCGATGGCTTTCTTCCTTCTTACCAAATCGCCAACCGCAGCGATTGTTTTGAACAtgttctttaaatcaatttcattGAATTACATTTATAGTAATACATTACTGCCCAGCATACACCGTACATTCCTGTAAAGTGCGTAACGAAATCAAAccaaaccaatcgaaacgaaacggtTATATCATTTtgacttttgaaataaattcattaaaataaatttttaagccgattatccgaaattttgaaaaaaatacataaataataattatgttaataactgatgtacattcctataccttttaatgtttctaatttgtttcattaaatgatattcagaTGTTGAGAgtgagagaggagagagagatgccttaaAACTTATCAGCGACATAACATAGCAATGTATACACGCAAGTGTgggaaaaagagaaaaagaaagagagTTAGAGATATGATGATACTGAAGGAGACATGCGAAcaacaatttgatttaaaatattgtaacaagtgaaaagctgtcaatgtaaCAGCAAACCGGGtattcttttatgtgaactgtatcaataatccatgtcaacccgtatccagtcaaatggataaggtgaaagggtaccctatatacaattttttgccaaaaaatgactaagttcaaaagctggcatttttaaaaaataaattatcagaaatcaaaatccgagcaatatgcacacatctgatatatgtacaattgatcggCAAAAGAACAAATTTCTATCTTGATAACTGTAGGAGGACTtttccgtacaatgagggtaccctatatgcaatattttgcccaaaaatgactaagttcaaaagcatgtatttttttcataaattatcagaaaacaaaatcctagcaatatgcacacctctgatatatgtcctatcttgaaaactgtaggaggagttatccgtacactgagggtacccttttggcagccgcccgcccacccgcccgccattttcaccattttaataaccggatttttccgttggaaaacccggttaaaaataaaacgatcgaatacaatgtgatttaAAGCATACTGGTTGGTTATCAGTTTCTAATatgttataataatttttttaatatgtatagcatgaatttggacgtcgtaatttgacaaaattaacttgCATTATAAAGAGTTTTTACCTGTGTATTACATTAAACCAAACATAATCCCCTCTTTGTCTCATTTTCACACGCACGCACAttgtatttcattcatttttacactattttatatcaatataaaaaacatGTGGTTGGAATGTCTCCgtaaatactgtaaatgtacTCTATTTAgggtgtacgatatttggctgAATAGAataattattcaacaagttagcatggatttgatttagcgcaTTTCTGAATTTACCTTTTTATCTACTTGTGTATTTTACATTTGGCAATGTACTTAATTTTGCGGACGCCGTTTTCCGCCAAAAAACGCAAAATAGAATACCCAGCCAAAGGACTAAAGAGAGTCTTTTAATACGTTTACAGCATAATCATcctccctctctctttctctctctccaaacGAGTGCGTACAAAAAGATTTCGATATTATaatgaaaatcagttttttatttatttatttttttttaacaaattctgGGAAATCGGCTTAAGAATTTACAACGGCAACCTGACACCTATAGGTTGttatacactgtatatgtatttatggttaaaaattttattttaaacatttttttatgttgtcataattggttttaaattttgtttaattccgtttcgtttcgatttttggtttgGTTTCGTTTTGATAGCTTTTGTTTCGTTTCGTTCGGTTTAGTTtcatttcgtttcgcactttacaggcgccccGTTTTTTCGACTGatgaaaattttgcaaaaatgaataaaatctgtaaaatttctAGTTAGTCTATGTCATTCACAGGATGACACTCTACCATTCAGTCAACTGTTTGTTAATTAAAAGCTCCGAAACAGAACTGAATTGCAGAGCTTTGTCATGGAGTTACCTTTTATTACCTTTCAGTCATATTTTAGTTGACTGAAGGGCAGAGATTTATCTTATGGTGTTTCTCGCAggacaagaatatatatatgcatattgcATTGCATCAGAATGTTTATATCAACATGTCTAAAATAGAGAAAGATAAATCCTTGTCAAAATAATCAAGCCAAACAGTATTATATGCTTGCAATCTCTATGCTAATGTCGTAAAATTTCTGATGTCAAtgttttttacataaataatgaatgatgtcaaatgtatcaatttaatgACAGGTAAACTGAATAAaccatgaaaataaattacCAAATTTGCACCAAGTATAAAAGCAAAACCAAAAACTTTTATGATTAATCAGAAAACGAGTTAATTATACCTAGTTAGATCATAATTCAGTTATCCAATGGctatatgaaagaaaaatcttctttcGTAAGAAATAATGCATGGAAAAAATAGTCAGGGGTCAtatatgctaaaaaataaatgttttactacCTGTGATAACATATGTACTTCTTGTGTCCAAAGATACTCTGCAAGTTTCTGGTGAATATATCCAAACCTCGGAAAATTCAAATGGCTTTGCATACCCActctatgataaaaaaaaaaaaattgaaaagagGTCTTAGCATTATACCAATCTAAATGAAATCTTTTCATTTTGGTAATCGcaaatttgaatcaaaatttttctTCTAGTATTTTGCATTGTGAATGTTAATTCTTTTATAATTCATTATAGAAGGccaattttaagtttaattaacTCTATGTACCACTTCTTTGTTTCTTGCATTAAGTAAAGTGTTTACAAACTTATTATGGAATAGATTTTGCCAATAACGGTTGGCTATCATAAtcttatatgaaataaatgctGGT
This genomic window from Crassostrea angulata isolate pt1a10 chromosome 8, ASM2561291v2, whole genome shotgun sequence contains:
- the LOC128160250 gene encoding metalloproteinase inhibitor 4-like, which codes for MEDVIGQFGGRRYRVKVLKNYKSGYAKPFEFSEVWIYSPETCRVSLDTRSTYVITGAIRDDNFTASSCSWNVKTSDLTTFQSNALRHGVYKKNCNCKIKECPQNDCNQGEGCFAPYDKRFCYHQKAVCKQSPYSKTCEWTSNTC